A single Sorex araneus isolate mSorAra2 chromosome 8, mSorAra2.pri, whole genome shotgun sequence DNA region contains:
- the LOC101547091 gene encoding zinc finger protein 883, protein MTFDDVAIYFSWEEWDLLDEAQRRLYCDVMLENLAIVTSLGCCQKVESEEVHFDQSVAAQGVPPIRTLKVPLSPRKTHPCEMCGLILRDILHLEEPHGAYHKQQLHSCGTCGEQLFLCSNLHQHWRQCGAERPVRSDVDGTVFMRNCRCRLSEKPFYCRLVAQAFLANSEFLQERTANIKGKSNGRNECRVSFQKEKPFHKWEEYTKAFSCKKAFGYFQRFLRESCFMCNECGSSFSKSASLSQHQRVRTKERPFSSEQCELLLTKTPLIGPQRDHTRDRPYECEECGKSFTRSSNLITHQRVHTGERPYDCVECGKSFSRKSNLIVHHRVHTKERPYECNECGKAFCQSSTLLQHRRIHTGERPYECRECGKSFTRFSALRQHQRIHTGSRPYKCTDCEKSFAENSRLIKHRRIHTGERPYECSECSRSFCQRSSLLRHQTVHTGERPFKCEICGKAFGQKPNLIQHWSVHSTERPFKCEECGKSFRRKSELIEHRKVHTGEKPYSCRECGKSFSQKSNLNIHQIVHTRERPYECNECGKSFSQNSTLVKHRRIHTGERPYECSECGKTFNQSSALRQHQRLHTGSRPYRCTECGKSFAENSRLIKHRRVHTGEKPYECNECGKSFADNSNFILHRRVHTGERPYECKECGKAFSQSSALLQHQRVHSGERPYKCSKCGKSFAKNSSLIKHRSVHTVESAYGVSNVEKLLPTTPAS, encoded by the coding sequence GTTGTTGCCAGAAAGTGGAGAGTGAGGAGGTTCATTTTGATCAAAGTGTTGCTGCTCAAGGAGTCCCACCCATCAGGACTCTTAAAGTACCTCTGTCTCCCAGGAAGACCCATCCCTGTGAAATGTGTGGCCTGATACTGAGAGACATTTTGCACTTGGAGGAGCCCCATGGTGCATATCACAAGCAGCAGCTACACAGCTGTGGGACGTGTGGGGAACAGTTGTTTTTGTGCTCAAATCTTCACCAGCATTGGAGGCAATGTGGTGCTGAGAGACCTGTTAGGAGCGATGTGGACGGGACTGTGTTCATGAGGAACTGCAGGTGTCGTTTATCAGAAAAGCCATTTTACTGCAGACTGGTTGCACAGGCCTTCTTGGCCAATTCTGAATTTCTCCAGGAACGGACTGCTAATATAAAGGGAAAGTCAAATGGTAGAAATGAGTGTAGGGTGTCCTTTCAGAAGGAAAAGCCTTTTCACAAATGGGAAGAGTACACAAAAGCCTTCAGCTGCAAAAAAGCATTTGGTTATTTTCAGAGATTCCTGAGAGAAAGTTGTTTTATGTGCAATGAATGTGGAAGCTCCTTTAGCAAAAGTGCTAGCCTCAGCCAGCATCAGAGGGTCCGTACGAAAGAAAGACCTTTCTCATCAGAGCAATGCGAACTCTTACTTACAAAGACCCCCCTTATTGGGCCCCAGAGAGATCACACTAGAGACAGACCCTATGAGTGTGAGGAATGTGGGAAATCATTTACGCGAAGCTCCAACCTGATAACTCATCAGAGGGTGCACACTGGTGAACGGCCTTATGATTGTGTGGAGTGTGGGAAGTCTTTTAGTCGGAAGTCCAACCTCATTGTCCATCATAGAGTTCACACCAAAGAAAGACCATATGAATGCAATGAATGTGGAAAAGCATTTTGCCAGAGCTCAACTCTCCTTCAGCATCGCAGAATCCACACTGGAGAGAGGCCTTATGAGTGCAGAGAATGTGGCAAGTCCTTTACACGATTCTCTGCACTCCGTCAGCAtcagagaattcacactggatCCCGACCTTACAAGTGTACTGACTGTGAGAAATCATTTGCTGAAAATTCCAGACTCATTAAGCACAGGcgaattcacactggagaaagACCTTATGAGTGCAGTGAATGTAGCAGAAGTTTCTGTCAGAGATCTTCTCTCCTTCGCCATCAGACGGTTCACACTGGAGAAAGACCTTTTAAGTGTGAGATATGTGGGAAAGCTTTTGGGCAGAAACCCAATCTCATTCAGCATTGGAGTGTTCACAGTACAGAAAGACCTTTTAAGTGTGAGGAGTGTGGGAAATCCTTCAGACGGAAATCCGAACTTATTGAACACAGGAAAGtgcacactggagagaaaccatattcATGCAGAGAATGTGGAAAGTCATTTAGCCAGAAGTCCAATCTCAATATACACCAGATAGTTCACACTAGGGAAAGACCATATGAATGCAATGAATGTGGTAAGTCATTCAGCCAGAACTCTACACTTGTCAAACATCGGAGAATTCATACTGGGGAAAGGCCGTACGAATGCAGTGAATGTGGGAAGACTTTTAACCAAAGCTCTGCTCTCCGTCAGCACCAGAGACTTCACACTGGATCCAGACCTTACAGATGTACTGAGTGTGGGAAATCGTTTGCCGAAAACTCCAGACTTATCAAACATAGGCGTGTCCACACAGGAGAAAAGCCTTATGAGTGCAATGAATGTGGGAAGTCCTTTGCTGATAACTCTAACTTCATTCTACATCGGCGTGTCCATACTGGAGAGAGGCCTTATGAATGCAAGGAATGTGGGAAAGCATTTAGCCAAAGTTCAGCCCTACTTCAGCATCAGAGAGTTCACAGTGGAGAAAGGCCTTACAAGTGTAGTAAGTGTGGGAAATCCTTTGCTAAGAACTCCAGTCTCATTAAACACAGGAGTGTCCACACAGTAGAAAGCGCCTATGGTGTCTCAAATGTGGAAAAACTTCTACCTACAACTCCGGCCTCCTAA